A single genomic interval of Shewanella psychropiezotolerans harbors:
- a CDS encoding transglutaminase family protein, translating into MTTLTLKDSIQLPEMAFEISQHLGFSKLESAKWAWLEIAGSVLSHYVADRHERLDGLLHWFYHDLGFCARESYFSVEAADLGACVTTRQGNSTTLATVLMLLAKQLDLELEPLLLPGTTVLCSRIDDKIRYIDPLTGDDLTRHELHVLVRGELGNGVGFKPSYLKPVSLKRLISRMIHELKAGSIVSHQFEPAMECCNLLLQWHSDDLNLNRERAFIAQQLGCISVAAADLKHFVDNSPHDPVIELVKMQLKELKGKQEVYH; encoded by the coding sequence ATGACAACTCTGACTCTGAAAGACAGTATTCAGTTGCCGGAAATGGCATTTGAAATTTCACAGCATCTGGGCTTCTCAAAACTCGAATCTGCCAAATGGGCTTGGTTAGAGATTGCGGGCTCAGTCTTGAGTCACTATGTAGCGGATCGTCATGAGAGATTAGATGGCCTTTTACATTGGTTTTACCACGACTTAGGTTTTTGCGCCCGTGAATCCTATTTTAGCGTTGAAGCCGCTGATTTGGGGGCTTGTGTCACCACGCGTCAGGGAAATAGTACGACTTTGGCCACAGTCTTGATGTTGCTCGCAAAGCAACTCGATCTAGAATTAGAGCCTTTGCTACTGCCTGGCACGACTGTGCTATGTAGCCGAATCGATGACAAGATCCGTTATATAGATCCGTTAACCGGTGATGACCTAACACGACATGAACTTCATGTGTTAGTGCGGGGAGAGCTCGGTAATGGCGTAGGCTTTAAACCGAGTTATCTTAAGCCTGTAAGCTTGAAGCGCCTGATCTCTAGAATGATACACGAGCTTAAAGCCGGCAGTATCGTCTCACATCAGTTTGAGCCAGCGATGGAGTGTTGTAATTTACTGCTTCAATGGCATTCAGATGATCTTAACCTTAATCGAGAACGTGCCTTTATCGCGCAACAGCTAGGTTGTATCAGTGTGGCCGCGGCGGACCTTAAACACTTTGTTGATAACAGCCCACATGATCCTGTGATTGAACTGGTTAAGATGCAACTCAAAGAGCTCAAGGGTAAACAAGAAGTTTATCATTAA